TTGTTGGGGCACTAGTGCCTGGCGAAGGAACCGGTTTGGGAGTGCTGTTTTGTACCGACTGCGCAAGAGAGGCTGTAAGTTGCCGGGCAACCCTTTGCTTTTCCTCCCGGTCGTGGTAATACACATACAAGCCGATCCCTGCCAATCCTGCGGCTATGCCCGTCATGATCCAAATCTGTTTGCTAGTCATTACTTCAGGTTTTTAATGTCCGTGGCATTAAAGCTGTCCTTGCCAAAGTATTTTTTAGCGTTTGTGGCCGTAAGCCTTCCAAACTGGCCGTCCACGCCATCCCGGTTTTTGCCTGTCCTGCCCAATGAAGCGCCTTTTCTCTTCAATGCCCTCTGAAGGATCTCAACATCCGGGTGACAAGTTCCATAGCTCAATGGGTAGGCATTGCTCACACACTTAAAGCCTGATGAAGTTTGTTTACTTTGACCTGATGAGGTAGTAGCATATCCATCATCGGCCTTTTCCCTTTTCTTTTTTCGGTAATACCATATACCAGCCCCTAGCGTAGCGGCTACTAACACCCCGCCACCAATCCAGAGCAGGTTGTTATCTATTTTGAAATTCTCGTTTTTCATGGTTGTTATTGGTTAAAATCTTGTTATTGCTTTTGTCAAGGCCTTCTGTAAGCAGGTTTGTTTTTGACTATTTCCAGCACCTTTTTGATCTCCGAAGAGGACAGGCGATCATAGAAAACATCGATCAGGTTGCCATCAAGGTCATTGTAAGCACGGCTGACCTGGGAGACCTGTACTTTGTCTTTCAGCTTCCTCAGGACTGCATATATCTTGTTCTCATCGTCATTGATAATCCCCCAGGCATCCTGTATTTCCGTTGCATATCGCCTGGCGGCCTCCTGGGTAAGTACTATGATCTTGCCCCCGACATCTTTTTGTACTTTGTCCTTGTAATGAATATCAAAGGCCTCACTGGCCGAGAGTCCTGCTGATCCGGAGTTGGTTTCCTTTTGCAGTTCTTCCAAAAGCCTAGAGGCCAGCTTGTCCTGCTGCTTCCGTTTCCAGGTCAGCAATAAGCTAGCTGCCAATAGCGTTGCTGCTGTTATCCCGGTGATTTTAAGTGTGTCTTTATCTATTCTCATTTCAGTAGTTTGATTAACCTTCCCTGGGGTGTGGCTAGCATCGCCACATCAACCGCATCCGTTCGTTTTGCCGTATTGAACAATATGTAAAGAATAGCAGCCAGCACACCGGCAAGCGTAACCGGAATGGCAATGGACAGGGTTTTTGTCAGCCCTTTGCCAAAGCCGAGGATGTTATCGCCAATACTGGTGATATCCGCTACCGCACGGGAAGCGGCAGAGGATACATCCAGCTTGTTTTTGGTCAGCCACTTGTTGAAGTCCCCATTGGTGGTGCATGAGCTGGAGCCATTGGCCTGCCAGGTGACCAGCCAGATTGTCCTGGCATTATCTGTACCTACTTCTCTTTTGAGCTTGTCATAATACCCGCGCCATAAATCACAAGGGCTGTCAGGCTCAGGGATCACAAAGGTTTTATTACCGATCTTAATTGTTGTTGCCATATTCTATTTGCTTTACCTTTTCAGTGATGTCCGATTTGGAT
This region of Fulvivirga ulvae genomic DNA includes:
- a CDS encoding peptidoglycan-binding domain-containing protein → MKNENFKIDNNLLWIGGGVLVAATLGAGIWYYRKKKREKADDGYATTSSGQSKQTSSGFKCVSNAYPLSYGTCHPDVEILQRALKRKGASLGRTGKNRDGVDGQFGRLTATNAKKYFGKDSFNATDIKNLK